One region of Streptomyces sp. CG4 genomic DNA includes:
- a CDS encoding sodium:solute symporter produces the protein MAVDYTVIVVYLAGMLAMGWWGMRRARSKSEFLVAGRRLGPAMYSGTMAAIVLGGASTIGGVGLGYRYGLSGAWMVFTIGLGLLALSVLFSARIARLKVYTVSEMLDLRYGGRAGVVSGIVMWAYTLMLAVTSTIAYATIFDVLFDMNRTLAIVLGGSIVVAYSTLGGMWSITLTDMVQFVVKTIGVLLLLLPIAVVKAGGFSEMKAKLPTSYFDPLGIGGETIFTYVLIYTFGMLIGQDIWQRVFTARSDRTARWGGTVAGTYCLAYALAGAVIGTAAKVLYPRLGSPDDAFATIVKAELPVGVRGLVLAAALAAVMSTSSGALIACATVANNDIWSRLRGIAKKPSEDHDEVAGNRAFVLIMGVAVIGTAIALNNVVEALTVAYNLLVGGLLVPILGGLLWKRGTAQGALASVLVGGLAVIGLMAGYGILAGEPVYYGLLASLAAYVAVSLATRPTDETVLATWRERLAGRTPELASEPAPAHQ, from the coding sequence ATGGCCGTCGACTACACCGTGATCGTCGTCTATCTCGCCGGGATGCTGGCCATGGGCTGGTGGGGCATGCGCCGCGCCAGGTCGAAGAGCGAGTTCCTGGTGGCCGGGCGCCGCCTCGGGCCCGCCATGTACTCCGGCACCATGGCGGCGATCGTCCTCGGCGGCGCGTCCACCATCGGCGGGGTGGGACTGGGGTACCGGTACGGCCTCTCCGGCGCCTGGATGGTCTTCACCATCGGGCTCGGGCTGCTCGCCCTGTCGGTCCTCTTCTCGGCCCGGATCGCCCGGCTGAAGGTCTACACCGTCTCCGAGATGCTGGACCTGCGCTACGGCGGCCGCGCCGGCGTCGTCTCCGGCATCGTCATGTGGGCGTACACCCTGATGCTCGCCGTCACCTCCACCATCGCCTACGCCACGATCTTCGACGTCCTCTTCGACATGAACCGGACGCTCGCGATCGTCCTCGGCGGCTCGATCGTCGTCGCCTACTCCACCCTGGGCGGCATGTGGTCGATCACCCTGACCGACATGGTGCAGTTCGTGGTGAAGACGATCGGCGTGCTGCTCCTGCTCCTGCCGATCGCGGTCGTCAAGGCCGGCGGCTTCTCCGAGATGAAGGCCAAGCTGCCGACCTCGTACTTCGACCCACTGGGCATCGGCGGCGAGACGATCTTCACCTACGTCCTGATCTACACGTTCGGCATGCTGATCGGGCAGGACATTTGGCAGCGCGTGTTCACCGCCCGCAGCGACCGGACCGCCAGGTGGGGCGGCACGGTCGCCGGAACCTACTGCCTCGCCTACGCCCTCGCCGGCGCGGTGATCGGCACGGCCGCCAAGGTGCTCTACCCCAGGCTCGGCAGCCCCGACGACGCCTTCGCCACCATCGTCAAGGCCGAACTCCCCGTCGGCGTGCGCGGCCTGGTGCTGGCCGCCGCCCTCGCCGCCGTGATGTCCACCTCCTCCGGCGCCCTGATCGCCTGCGCCACGGTCGCCAACAACGACATCTGGTCGCGGCTGCGGGGCATCGCCAAGAAGCCCTCCGAGGATCATGACGAGGTCGCCGGCAACCGCGCCTTCGTCCTGATCATGGGCGTCGCGGTGATCGGCACGGCGATCGCCCTGAACAACGTGGTCGAGGCGCTGACCGTGGCGTACAACCTGCTCGTCGGCGGCCTGCTCGTGCCCATCCTGGGCGGCCTGCTGTGGAAGCGCGGCACCGCCCAGGGCGCGCTCGCGTCGGTGCTCGTCGGCGGCCTCGCAGTGATCGGCCTGATGGCCGGCTACGGCATCCTCGCGGGCGAGCCCGTCTACTACGGCCTGCTCGC
- a CDS encoding PucR family transcriptional regulator ligand-binding domain-containing protein: protein MPETTAPAVPPTPPVPLSALLAREDLALRQIAGPADRGTVIHWAHTSEMADPYPYLLGGELLLTAGVHVPEAAGSGTYFDDYVSRIVAAGGAALGFGLAPVHDTVPRALVAACERHGLPLLEVPPQTTFSGVARAVWQLMAQARLAELRRVTEAQQSLASAAARPDPVPSVLRRLAQHLSGHAVLFGPDGTALAGAGREPSEEVRAALTDLTAVVRPTGAPAPGAPAIAAGGRTAGGTGTDTAENSPTAPDPSHPTDDHSPTPRPAPAPAIAASRRTAGGTDTDTAENSPTTPDRSHPADDHSPTPRAAPPTNAASGRTAGRTGTNTAEDSPTPPNRSHLTDDHSPAPRPAPAPAIAAGGSTVPASARQVVPPATSRPAATPAGSSPARPLPASATATVGSTHLAAYALGSGEGFVLGVATARREPGDHTIASVACVLLSLLTGEHHSGAGAARSSALVRLLLGSVPEEVAPLLGAEAWVVVHARPEAQVPDAVAASALGAALGSPLVDLGRDVVRVLVPGGRVPEPQPGWTLGVSAAVQPREWPTADAQAARALARARATRTALIRHGARPGLTDLVPRADAEAHAHALLAPLADRPELIDTLRNWLALHGSWDRTAVALDVHRNTVRQRIARCAALLATDLDDPDVRMELWFALRHG, encoded by the coding sequence ATGCCGGAGACGACCGCCCCAGCAGTCCCACCGACCCCACCCGTACCGCTCTCGGCGCTGCTGGCCCGAGAGGATCTCGCCCTGCGCCAGATCGCGGGCCCGGCGGACCGGGGGACCGTGATCCACTGGGCGCACACCTCGGAGATGGCCGACCCGTACCCGTATCTGCTGGGCGGCGAGCTGCTGCTGACGGCCGGGGTGCACGTCCCGGAGGCGGCGGGCTCCGGCACGTACTTCGACGACTACGTCTCGCGGATCGTCGCGGCGGGCGGTGCGGCGCTCGGCTTCGGGTTGGCCCCGGTGCACGACACGGTGCCGCGCGCGCTGGTGGCGGCCTGCGAGCGCCATGGCCTCCCGCTCCTGGAGGTCCCGCCCCAGACGACGTTCTCCGGTGTGGCCCGCGCGGTGTGGCAGCTGATGGCTCAGGCCCGCCTGGCCGAGCTGCGGCGCGTCACGGAGGCGCAGCAGAGCCTCGCCTCCGCGGCCGCCCGCCCGGACCCGGTGCCGTCGGTGCTGCGGCGCCTCGCCCAGCACCTCTCCGGCCACGCGGTGCTCTTCGGCCCCGACGGCACGGCCCTCGCCGGCGCGGGCCGGGAGCCGTCCGAAGAGGTCCGCGCCGCACTGACCGACCTCACCGCGGTGGTACGCCCCACCGGCGCGCCCGCCCCCGGGGCACCGGCCATCGCCGCGGGCGGGCGCACGGCTGGCGGGACCGGCACGGACACCGCCGAGAACTCACCCACGGCCCCGGACCCCTCACACCCGACCGACGACCACTCCCCCACACCCCGGCCCGCCCCGGCGCCAGCCATCGCCGCGAGCCGACGCACAGCAGGCGGAACCGACACGGACACCGCCGAGAACTCCCCCACGACCCCGGACCGCTCACACCCAGCCGACGACCACTCCCCCACACCCCGGGCCGCTCCGCCGACCAACGCCGCAAGCGGGCGCACGGCGGGCCGGACCGGCACGAACACGGCCGAGGACTCACCCACGCCCCCGAACCGCTCACACCTGACCGACGACCACTCCCCCGCACCCCGCCCCGCCCCGGCGCCGGCCATCGCCGCCGGCGGCAGCACCGTCCCGGCGAGCGCGCGCCAGGTCGTACCCCCGGCCACCAGCCGCCCCGCCGCCACCCCGGCCGGATCCTCCCCCGCGCGGCCGCTCCCCGCCTCCGCCACCGCCACCGTCGGCTCCACCCACCTCGCCGCCTACGCCCTCGGCTCCGGTGAGGGATTCGTGCTCGGGGTCGCCACCGCGCGGCGCGAGCCCGGCGACCACACCATCGCCTCCGTGGCCTGTGTGCTGCTGTCGCTGCTGACCGGGGAGCATCACAGCGGGGCCGGGGCCGCGCGGTCCTCGGCGCTGGTGCGGCTGCTGCTCGGCTCGGTGCCCGAGGAAGTCGCTCCGCTGCTCGGCGCGGAGGCCTGGGTCGTCGTACACGCCCGGCCCGAGGCGCAGGTCCCGGACGCGGTCGCCGCCTCGGCGCTCGGCGCCGCGCTGGGCTCGCCGCTGGTCGACCTCGGGCGGGACGTCGTACGGGTGCTGGTGCCGGGCGGGCGGGTACCGGAGCCACAGCCCGGCTGGACGCTCGGGGTGAGCGCCGCCGTGCAGCCGCGCGAGTGGCCGACCGCCGACGCCCAGGCGGCCCGCGCCCTGGCCCGCGCCCGCGCCACCCGCACCGCGCTGATCCGGCACGGTGCCCGCCCGGGCCTCACGGACCTGGTGCCCCGCGCGGACGCCGAGGCCCACGCCCACGCCCTGCTCGCCCCGCTCGCCGACCGCCCCGAACTCATCGACACCCTGCGCAACTGGCTCGCCCTGCACGGCAGTTGGGACCGTACGGCGGTGGCGCTGGACGTACACCGCAACACCGTCCGCCAGCGCATCGCCCGCTGCGCCGCCCTGTTGGCCACCGACCTGGACGATCCGGACGTACGCATGGAGCTGTGGTTCGCCCTGCGCCACGGCTGA